The Chloroflexota bacterium genome has a window encoding:
- a CDS encoding type IV secretion system DNA-binding domain-containing protein, producing MTIVERLGSFYLGKAYDLANQTLLDSQIMYDARDLTTHAVCVGMTGSGKTGLCIDLLEDAAIDKVPAIIIDPKGDITNLLLTFPDLLPEDFQPWVNVDDARRKEMTVEEYAGAEAEKWRNGLADWDQGSERIRLLKESADFVIYTPGSNAGVPVSILSSLAAPDLDWEDSQEVLRERINGTVSALLGLAGIQADPVTSRDHILLSNIFEHAWRNGEDLDLPKLIMAIQDPPVRTLGVFDVDTFFPQKERFTLAMALNNIIASPAFASWLEGVPLDIDLMLYGSDARPNHSIFYIAHLSDAERMFFVTLLLEQMITWMRTQPGTTSLRALVYMDEVFGFFPPVSEPPSKRPMLTLLKQARAYGLGMVLTTQNPADLDYKGLTNAGTWFIGKLQAERDKERVLEGLESVSAEAGSSLDHRALDKMISSLGSRVFLLHNVHEDGPATFMTRWAMSYLRGPLTRTQVRELMADEKKKLDVQPAVGPPAEAGIVSSKPVHVGAKTIDRPDGMITIPEGLLTTPPALPHDLTRVYLPVTRSRRDALRELQDELDATLEPDDLLLIYEPQLLGAGTLRFVNEKRGVNERKEIMVLAQPPRSAGFVDWEEGEPVDLDFDDLQDRPEPGSLFVAEVPDAADSARELSRISKDFSDYLYRNFSFPLMYSPAFKLYSTPDENERAFKIRVQQAAREKRDAQVDKLAARFEKESYRVTTRLKREERELAEDQEDHEARKRDEWLGAGESIFNTLFGKRRSSTIFSSASRRRRMTASAKQDILESQEEIERLKEQLAENREDLEEQIEEIRNLWQDAVDEFEEYHVKPRRVDVDVHTVALAWVPMWEASIENHRGRLHTETARAF from the coding sequence ATGACCATTGTCGAGCGTTTGGGCTCGTTTTACCTTGGCAAGGCCTACGATCTGGCGAATCAAACCCTGCTCGATTCCCAGATCATGTACGATGCACGCGACCTGACCACTCACGCGGTCTGTGTGGGCATGACAGGCAGCGGCAAGACAGGCCTCTGTATCGACCTGCTGGAGGACGCAGCGATCGATAAGGTGCCCGCCATCATCATCGACCCCAAGGGAGACATCACCAACCTTCTGCTGACATTCCCTGATCTCCTCCCTGAGGACTTCCAGCCCTGGGTCAATGTGGATGATGCCCGGCGCAAAGAGATGACGGTTGAGGAATATGCCGGGGCAGAGGCCGAAAAATGGCGCAACGGATTGGCGGACTGGGATCAAGGGTCCGAGCGAATTCGTTTACTCAAGGAAAGCGCTGACTTCGTGATCTACACCCCAGGTTCCAATGCTGGTGTGCCGGTCAGCATTTTAAGTTCGCTGGCTGCCCCTGATCTGGATTGGGAGGACTCTCAGGAAGTCCTGCGGGAGCGGATCAATGGCACCGTCAGCGCGCTGCTGGGCCTGGCAGGCATCCAGGCCGACCCTGTCACCAGCCGCGACCACATTCTGCTTTCCAATATCTTCGAGCATGCCTGGCGCAACGGTGAGGACCTGGATTTGCCCAAGTTGATCATGGCCATCCAGGATCCACCTGTGCGTACGCTTGGCGTCTTCGACGTGGACACCTTCTTCCCCCAGAAGGAACGCTTCACCCTGGCTATGGCCCTCAACAACATCATCGCATCGCCGGCCTTCGCCAGCTGGCTGGAAGGTGTACCGCTGGACATCGATTTGATGCTTTACGGGAGCGATGCCAGGCCCAACCACAGTATTTTTTACATTGCCCACCTGAGTGACGCCGAGCGCATGTTCTTCGTCACCCTGTTGCTGGAGCAGATGATCACCTGGATGCGGACCCAACCAGGCACCACCAGCCTGCGGGCGCTGGTCTATATGGACGAGGTCTTCGGCTTCTTTCCGCCCGTAAGTGAGCCGCCCAGCAAGCGCCCCATGTTGACCCTGTTGAAACAGGCGAGAGCTTACGGATTGGGCATGGTTTTGACCACTCAGAATCCAGCTGACCTGGACTACAAGGGGTTAACCAACGCCGGCACCTGGTTCATCGGCAAACTTCAAGCCGAGAGGGACAAAGAGAGGGTCCTTGAGGGACTGGAAAGTGTCTCGGCCGAAGCAGGTTCCAGCCTGGATCACCGGGCGCTGGACAAGATGATTTCCAGCCTGGGCTCGCGCGTCTTTTTATTGCACAATGTTCACGAGGATGGTCCGGCGACCTTCATGACCCGCTGGGCCATGAGCTATCTGCGCGGCCCATTGACTCGCACCCAGGTGCGAGAGCTGATGGCAGACGAGAAAAAAAAGCTGGATGTTCAACCAGCGGTCGGCCCGCCGGCTGAAGCGGGAATCGTTTCCTCAAAACCGGTGCATGTTGGGGCCAAAACCATCGACAGGCCCGACGGCATGATAACGATCCCGGAAGGCTTGCTGACGACCCCGCCGGCGTTGCCTCACGATCTGACCCGGGTCTACCTGCCTGTGACCCGTTCCAGGCGAGATGCCCTGCGCGAATTGCAGGATGAGTTGGACGCTACCCTGGAACCCGACGACCTCCTGCTGATCTATGAACCACAGCTTCTGGGAGCAGGTACGTTGCGCTTCGTCAATGAAAAACGAGGGGTCAACGAACGAAAAGAGATCATGGTGCTGGCGCAACCACCCAGAAGTGCCGGTTTTGTGGATTGGGAAGAGGGGGAACCTGTCGATCTGGATTTCGATGACCTGCAGGATCGGCCTGAGCCAGGCAGCCTGTTTGTTGCAGAAGTGCCTGATGCGGCCGATAGCGCCAGAGAACTCTCCCGAATCTCCAAGGACTTTTCCGACTATCTCTACCGCAATTTCAGCTTTCCACTGATGTACAGCCCGGCGTTCAAGCTCTACTCGACTCCCGATGAGAATGAACGGGCCTTCAAGATCCGTGTTCAGCAGGCCGCGCGCGAGAAACGAGATGCCCAGGTCGACAAGCTCGCGGCAAGATTCGAAAAAGAATCCTACAGGGTCACCACACGCTTGAAACGGGAAGAGCGTGAACTGGCGGAAGACCAGGAAGACCACGAGGCCCGAAAAAGAGATGAGTGGTTAGGTGCCGGCGAGTCGATATTCAACACCCTCTTTGGAAAACGTCGCTCAAGCACAATTTTCAGTTCCGCTTCCCGCCGCCGGCGCATGACGGCATCGGCGAAACAAGACATCCTGGAATCGCAAGAGGAGATTGAACGCCTGAAAGAGCAGTTGGCGGAGAACCGGGAAGACCTGGAAGAACAAATCGAGGAAATCCGTAACCTTTGGCAAGATGCGGTTGACGAGTTCGAGGAATATCACGTCAAACCGCGACGCGTTGACGTCGATGTCCACACAGTCGCCCTGGCCTGGGTACCTATGTGGGAAGCGTCCATAGAGAACCATCGCGGCCGATTGCACACGGAGACCGCAAGAGCCTTCTAA
- a CDS encoding VanW family protein, whose translation MATTHHTPGASAPDRSKLSLLLRTLLLVLVAGVWLVAIAMVGGIIGSRLMYENSIYPGASVRGIDLSGLSLQESIDRLQIEFDPYPLAPVTVAHGDQSWTLTAEDLGVDFDAYSAARAAYDVGRQPIPVGDIMTQVSQIQTNLQDTLSAYQSGHEVLALETVDKSAGLDWLRERAYEIDSPAIEAALRMDGTEIMSTESQTGYSLDIDASHRAIYEALLANQGERVELIINERKPLLSDVSQAEVFVRQVLNGPITLTASDSDLDTQSPAPAYTIPVGDLASLLTLDIVPQLDGSKELMASLDVQPLREQVQLWALELAREPREARLDFDPSNGEISVVTPSQIGRMLDIDASMEAIRSAALSSSREAELPLRLVEPSINMHKIDEMGVVELVAKGTTDFAGSSADRIHNIKTAAAAVDNTVVPPGEVFSFNAAIGDVDAEHGYKDSLIIWGDRTAVGIGGGVCQVSTTAFRAAFYGGFPIEERWNHGYVVGWYGKPGLDATIYTPDVDFKFRNTTDNFLIIKSEVNDVKGKLTFNFYGTKPDWNVQVVGPEVIAEKRAGTPVYQEDANLTIGQVQQVEWAKKGVDVQWNRLVKGANGEIISDETLESSYTPWPAYYLVGPGTAVPSGVDFRPLRDSQSGG comes from the coding sequence ATGGCGACGACCCATCATACCCCGGGTGCATCAGCACCTGACCGCAGCAAACTGTCGTTGCTCCTGCGCACCCTATTGCTGGTCCTGGTAGCCGGCGTCTGGCTGGTGGCTATTGCCATGGTGGGTGGGATCATTGGCTCGCGGCTCATGTACGAGAACAGCATCTACCCCGGAGCGTCGGTTCGGGGAATCGACCTGAGCGGACTGAGTTTGCAGGAATCCATTGACCGGCTGCAGATCGAATTCGACCCCTATCCCCTGGCCCCTGTGACGGTTGCCCATGGCGACCAGTCGTGGACCTTGACCGCAGAAGACCTGGGTGTCGACTTCGACGCCTATTCAGCAGCCAGAGCGGCCTACGATGTCGGGCGACAGCCTATCCCGGTAGGAGACATTATGACACAAGTCTCCCAGATACAGACCAATCTCCAGGACACACTGTCTGCCTACCAATCCGGACACGAGGTATTGGCCCTGGAGACAGTGGACAAATCGGCTGGCCTTGATTGGCTGCGCGAAAGGGCCTACGAAATCGACAGTCCGGCCATCGAAGCGGCCCTGCGAATGGATGGCACGGAGATCATGTCGACTGAGAGTCAAACCGGTTATTCACTGGATATCGACGCCTCCCACCGGGCAATCTATGAAGCACTGCTGGCAAACCAGGGCGAGAGGGTAGAACTGATCATCAACGAACGCAAACCCCTCCTGTCCGATGTTTCACAGGCCGAGGTTTTTGTCCGGCAGGTCCTCAACGGTCCGATAACGCTGACCGCCTCCGATTCCGATCTGGACACCCAATCGCCCGCTCCTGCCTACACCATTCCCGTCGGTGATTTAGCATCACTATTGACGCTGGATATCGTCCCCCAGTTGGATGGCAGCAAGGAACTGATGGCAAGCCTGGACGTTCAGCCATTGCGGGAACAGGTTCAGCTCTGGGCTTTGGAACTGGCCAGAGAGCCACGCGAAGCCCGTCTGGATTTTGATCCCTCCAATGGTGAGATCAGTGTAGTAACACCCAGCCAGATTGGTCGTATGCTGGACATCGACGCTTCGATGGAGGCAATTCGGTCGGCAGCGCTAAGTTCGTCCCGGGAAGCCGAACTGCCCCTACGCCTGGTCGAACCATCGATCAATATGCACAAGATCGACGAAATGGGAGTTGTGGAACTGGTTGCCAAAGGAACCACCGATTTCGCCGGCTCAAGTGCCGATCGTATCCATAACATCAAGACAGCGGCAGCGGCTGTGGATAACACCGTCGTGCCACCAGGAGAAGTCTTCTCCTTCAACGCCGCCATCGGCGATGTCGATGCCGAGCATGGATACAAGGACTCGCTGATCATTTGGGGAGACCGCACAGCCGTAGGCATTGGCGGCGGAGTCTGCCAGGTGAGCACAACAGCATTCCGGGCCGCTTTCTACGGTGGTTTCCCCATCGAGGAGCGATGGAACCACGGCTACGTAGTCGGATGGTATGGCAAACCGGGGCTCGATGCGACCATCTACACCCCCGATGTCGATTTTAAGTTCCGCAATACCACCGACAACTTCCTGATCATCAAATCCGAGGTCAACGACGTCAAGGGCAAATTGACCTTCAACTTCTACGGAACCAAGCCCGACTGGAATGTGCAGGTCGTCGGCCCTGAGGTCATTGCCGAGAAACGGGCAGGAACCCCTGTTTACCAGGAGGACGCCAATTTGACAATCGGTCAGGTTCAACAGGTGGAGTGGGCCAAAAAAGGGGTAGATGTCCAGTGGAATCGTTTGGTCAAGGGTGCGAACGGGGAGATCATCAGTGACGAGACTCTGGAAAGCAGCTACACGCCCTGGCCTGCCTATTATCTGGTTGGGCCGGGGACAGCGGTTCCCAGTGGCGTGGACTTCCGCCCATTGAGAGACTCGCAATCGGGAGGATAA
- a CDS encoding OsmC family protein, producing MAKTKEVTVTWVQKQQFVGTDSSKHSVVISSQSEENGTGMSPSQLLLLSLASCSAYDVVNILEKKRQKLSDLVVKVAGVNAPEPPWPYTHITMEYQVRGTGLKEKAVADAIHLSHTRYCSVAATLRPAVEIVTSYEIIEDS from the coding sequence ATGGCGAAAACCAAAGAGGTCACCGTGACCTGGGTCCAGAAGCAACAGTTCGTTGGTACCGACAGCTCGAAGCATTCCGTGGTGATTTCGAGTCAAAGTGAAGAAAATGGCACAGGGATGTCGCCTTCGCAGCTTTTATTGCTCAGCCTGGCATCCTGCTCTGCATATGATGTAGTGAACATCCTTGAGAAAAAGCGTCAGAAGCTATCAGACCTCGTTGTCAAGGTCGCGGGCGTAAACGCTCCTGAGCCACCGTGGCCGTACACGCACATCACAATGGAATATCAGGTGCGTGGTACAGGCCTCAAGGAAAAAGCGGTAGCTGACGCCATCCATCTATCCCACACCAGGTATTGTTCGGTAGCGGCAACCCTGCGCCCCGCTGTCGAAATCGTTACAAGCTACGAGATCATCGAGGATTCGTGA
- a CDS encoding NAD+ synthase encodes MPSLRIALAQINATVGDLDGNAARILDFAQQARAREAQIVAFPELAVTGYPPEDLLLKPGFVAANLESLHDIARNIQGITAIVGFVDQDSDIYNAAAVINDEEVVAVYRKMFLPNYGVFDEQRYFGMGTVPVNLRQAGEEQLASASTPLIGINICEDIWNPAGPTEAQALAGAQVVINISASPYYAGKVRNRERMIATRAADSVVIVAFCNMAGGQDELVFDGASSIFNQEGDLIARARQFEEDLLVADLDLTAVFRQRLHDPRGRQERSRQVNLTVHECVLPVGENTETSGIATDTAESQTAQPATLPPTITPLLDSREEVYRALVLGTADYLHKNGFNKVVIGLSGGVDSTLVAAIAVDALGPENVTGVSMPSRYSSSHSLEDAETLATNFGFRYMTIPIDDTFQAYLEMLAPSFENSEPDVTEENIQARIRGNILMALSNKFGWLVLTTGNKSEMSVGYATLYGDMAGGYAVIKDVPKMLVYDLCRWRNDQAGYAIIPERVLSKAPSAELRPDQKDEDSLPPYHVLDPILEAYVEDDRSVSEIIDMGFDPKTVSEVVRLVDRNEYKRRQAAVGVKITERAFGRDRRLPITNRFRDQG; translated from the coding sequence ATCCCTTCCTTACGCATTGCACTGGCTCAAATCAACGCTACCGTCGGCGATCTCGACGGCAACGCCGCTCGCATCCTCGATTTTGCCCAACAGGCGCGCGCCCGAGAGGCGCAGATCGTCGCCTTTCCGGAACTGGCTGTCACCGGCTACCCGCCTGAGGACCTGCTGCTAAAACCCGGTTTTGTTGCCGCAAATCTGGAGAGCCTTCACGACATTGCCCGCAATATCCAGGGAATCACTGCGATCGTCGGCTTTGTTGATCAGGACAGCGACATCTACAACGCTGCTGCCGTCATCAACGACGAAGAGGTTGTGGCTGTCTATCGAAAGATGTTCCTGCCCAACTACGGTGTTTTCGATGAGCAACGCTATTTCGGGATGGGCACCGTACCTGTCAATTTGCGCCAGGCAGGAGAGGAACAACTTGCCTCGGCATCGACGCCCCTCATCGGCATCAATATCTGCGAAGACATCTGGAACCCGGCTGGGCCGACCGAAGCCCAGGCCCTGGCTGGCGCTCAGGTTGTGATCAACATCTCCGCCTCACCCTACTATGCCGGCAAAGTACGAAACCGTGAGCGCATGATAGCCACCCGCGCCGCCGACAGTGTGGTTATCGTGGCCTTCTGCAACATGGCGGGAGGGCAGGACGAGTTGGTTTTCGACGGGGCCAGCAGCATCTTCAACCAGGAAGGGGACCTGATCGCTCGTGCCCGGCAATTTGAAGAGGACTTGCTGGTTGCCGACCTGGACCTGACAGCCGTTTTCCGGCAGCGCCTGCATGATCCCCGCGGCAGGCAGGAGCGCTCTCGCCAGGTGAACCTGACGGTTCACGAGTGTGTCCTACCTGTTGGCGAAAACACTGAGACCAGCGGCATCGCTACGGACACCGCAGAGTCGCAAACTGCGCAGCCAGCGACTCTGCCGCCGACCATCACCCCGCTACTCGATTCCCGCGAGGAAGTCTACCGGGCTCTGGTCCTGGGCACGGCCGACTATCTGCACAAGAATGGCTTCAACAAGGTTGTCATCGGCCTCAGCGGCGGCGTCGATTCCACGCTGGTGGCAGCCATCGCAGTCGATGCGCTGGGACCGGAAAACGTCACCGGGGTTTCCATGCCCTCCCGCTACTCCTCCAGTCATAGTCTGGAAGATGCCGAAACCCTGGCCACGAACTTCGGCTTTCGTTACATGACGATTCCCATCGACGATACCTTCCAGGCCTATCTGGAGATGCTCGCCCCCTCCTTTGAGAACAGCGAACCCGATGTGACCGAGGAAAACATCCAGGCCAGAATCCGGGGCAACATCCTGATGGCTCTGAGCAATAAATTCGGATGGCTGGTACTGACAACCGGCAACAAGAGCGAGATGAGCGTAGGCTATGCCACGCTCTATGGCGACATGGCCGGTGGCTACGCCGTGATCAAGGATGTACCAAAGATGCTCGTCTACGATCTGTGCCGCTGGCGCAACGATCAGGCCGGCTATGCCATCATCCCGGAACGGGTATTGAGCAAGGCACCCAGCGCAGAGCTGCGACCCGACCAGAAGGATGAGGACTCCTTGCCTCCCTACCATGTTCTCGATCCTATCCTGGAGGCTTATGTCGAAGACGACCGTAGCGTCAGCGAGATCATCGATATGGGCTTCGATCCCAAAACGGTCAGTGAGGTCGTCCGGCTGGTAGATCGCAACGAATACAAGCGGCGGCAGGCGGCGGTAGGTGTCAAGATTACCGAACGAGCCTTTGGCAGGGACCGGCGTTTGCCGATCACCAACCGATTCCGGGACCAGGGATGA
- a CDS encoding HAD-IA family hydrolase: protein MRVVVVFDIFGVLLSRSFASSADSLSLLLNRSAAEIKTAYVRWEHPWDRGQITAVDFWSEVQAELGTGVDWQVLDNAVLNSIHPLPGSLQLLARCGENTDTYLLSDTRREWFQTLDDRFGLRRRVRRAFLSFEMGLGKSDPGCFEFVLAEIGCQPGDVTFLDDRATNITAARRLGIKAIKFSTAAAVEEELCS, encoded by the coding sequence ATGAGAGTGGTCGTCGTTTTCGACATATTCGGCGTCCTGCTCTCCCGCAGCTTTGCATCGTCGGCCGACAGCTTATCCCTCCTCCTGAATCGATCTGCCGCGGAAATCAAGACGGCCTACGTTCGCTGGGAGCACCCGTGGGACCGCGGGCAGATCACTGCGGTGGACTTTTGGAGCGAGGTTCAAGCCGAGTTGGGCACCGGTGTCGATTGGCAAGTCCTGGACAACGCGGTGCTGAACAGCATCCATCCCCTGCCAGGCAGCCTTCAACTCCTGGCCCGATGTGGCGAGAATACCGATACCTACCTGCTGAGCGACACCCGTCGCGAATGGTTTCAGACCCTTGACGACAGGTTCGGCTTGCGCCGCAGGGTGCGGCGTGCGTTTCTCTCCTTTGAGATGGGATTGGGCAAGTCGGACCCCGGCTGCTTCGAGTTCGTGCTGGCCGAAATCGGCTGCCAACCGGGCGACGTCACTTTTCTGGACGACCGGGCAACCAACATCACCGCGGCGCGGCGCCTTGGAATCAAGGCGATCAAATTCAGCACCGCAGCAGCAGTCGAAGAAGAACTTTGTTCGTGA
- a CDS encoding FAD-dependent oxidoreductase — MTSDDYLLVFKHTNFPEACIQVPAGTLEPGETAEAGVLREAYEESGNDYPKTPLKNATSLPSSPDAIIIGGGISGTAAAFFLTQAGLKSTIIERLPALAALTTARSMESVRAQFVEPETLLMMRESITFYEDFAENIGLSDVDIGLHQAGYLFLTTEAAGAERFRQRVRRQHAFGLTDVVLLTGEQIRQRFPFVSEKVVAGTFRPGDGWLAAHEAAFGFARSSGAKVLTGTVVSGILQESGRVTGVETDQGRIAAPVVIVAAGPYSGNVASLAGLDLPLTIVRRHRVTIGQHPLIPQDAPMVIDGDTGAHWRPESPGAALAWAQAHEPPGEPLDDVRANPMFVFDVMEGVYRLCPFWLEVAESLKRDQVFLLAGQYTVTPDHKPIIGPHPELAGLYVSAGYNGHGIMAAPGAARLLADLVTGKVNDSGNPFGVARLSALAGDSENHELML; from the coding sequence ATCACCAGCGATGACTATCTGCTGGTCTTCAAGCATACGAATTTTCCCGAGGCCTGCATCCAGGTGCCTGCCGGCACCCTTGAGCCTGGCGAAACAGCGGAGGCCGGCGTGCTGAGAGAGGCGTACGAAGAGAGCGGCAATGATTATCCGAAGACGCCGTTGAAAAACGCTACATCCCTTCCTTCTTCACCCGATGCCATCATCATCGGTGGTGGCATCAGTGGTACCGCAGCGGCCTTCTTTTTGACTCAGGCTGGCCTGAAGTCAACCATCATCGAGCGTCTGCCTGCCCTGGCAGCGTTGACAACCGCCCGCTCCATGGAGTCCGTGCGCGCCCAGTTTGTCGAGCCTGAGACTCTCCTGATGATGCGTGAGAGCATCACCTTCTACGAAGATTTCGCCGAAAACATCGGACTGTCAGATGTCGATATCGGATTGCACCAGGCTGGCTATCTGTTTTTGACGACGGAAGCTGCTGGCGCTGAGCGATTCCGCCAGAGGGTCAGGCGCCAGCACGCTTTCGGCCTGACAGATGTGGTCCTGTTGACCGGGGAGCAGATTCGCCAGCGCTTTCCCTTCGTCTCGGAGAAGGTTGTGGCGGGCACCTTTCGCCCGGGGGATGGCTGGCTGGCGGCCCACGAGGCTGCTTTTGGCTTCGCGCGCTCATCGGGCGCAAAGGTCCTGACCGGCACGGTTGTTTCCGGCATCCTCCAGGAGAGCGGGCGTGTAACAGGGGTTGAAACGGACCAGGGTAGAATAGCAGCACCGGTGGTGATCGTGGCCGCCGGCCCCTATTCGGGCAATGTCGCCAGCCTCGCCGGCCTGGATCTGCCATTGACCATCGTGCGCCGGCACCGGGTGACTATCGGCCAACACCCATTGATTCCCCAGGATGCACCCATGGTAATCGACGGGGATACCGGTGCCCACTGGCGTCCCGAGAGTCCCGGCGCAGCCTTGGCCTGGGCCCAGGCCCATGAGCCACCGGGAGAACCGTTGGATGATGTCCGTGCAAATCCCATGTTTGTCTTTGATGTGATGGAGGGGGTCTATAGACTCTGCCCCTTCTGGCTGGAGGTGGCCGAGTCCCTGAAGCGTGACCAGGTGTTTCTCCTGGCTGGACAGTACACCGTTACCCCTGACCACAAGCCCATCATTGGGCCCCACCCTGAGCTCGCCGGTTTATACGTCAGCGCCGGTTACAATGGCCATGGCATCATGGCCGCACCAGGTGCCGCACGTCTGCTGGCAGACCTGGTGACAGGAAAGGTGAACGACTCGGGCAACCCTTTTGGCGTCGCCAGGCTGTCAGCATTGGCCGGGGACTCTGAAAATCATGAACTCATGCTGTAA
- a CDS encoding phosphoglycerate kinase translates to MNKKTVRDIDVAGMRVFVRVDFNVPLDAHRQITDDTRIQAALPTIQYLLEQGSALILASHLGRPKGIEASYSLAPTAHRLQELLPDNRVVMATDCIGPEVDVLVKTLRPGDIVVLENLRFHPGEKSNDPDFAAALAVHAEAYVNDAFGTAHRAHASVVGVPTIMREEGRESAAGFLLEKEIAFLGRAVEDPERPFVAILGGAKVSDKINVIRNLFEKVDTLLIGGGMANTFLKGQGLEMGDSLVEVDSLETARELLVEGSDKLVLPVDVVVADAFDADAQHKVVGVDEVEPGWRILDIGPSTIAHFANHLAGARTVVWNGPMGVFEFPSFAQGTVSVAGVLADLDATTIIGGGDSAAAVKQAGLAGQMSHISTGGGASLEYLEGKVLPGVAALDDK, encoded by the coding sequence ATGAACAAAAAAACAGTTCGGGATATCGACGTAGCAGGAATGCGTGTTTTTGTGAGGGTCGATTTCAACGTGCCACTGGATGCGCATCGCCAGATCACCGATGACACCCGCATCCAGGCTGCTCTGCCGACGATTCAGTATCTGCTGGAGCAAGGGTCGGCTTTGATTCTGGCTTCCCACCTGGGGCGCCCCAAGGGGATCGAGGCCAGTTATAGCCTGGCGCCCACTGCCCATCGACTGCAGGAGCTGCTACCGGACAACCGTGTGGTAATGGCGACCGACTGCATCGGGCCGGAGGTGGACGTGCTTGTCAAGACGTTGAGGCCGGGCGATATCGTCGTTCTTGAGAATCTTCGGTTTCACCCTGGTGAGAAAAGCAACGATCCCGACTTTGCAGCGGCGTTGGCCGTCCATGCCGAAGCTTATGTTAACGATGCCTTTGGCACCGCCCACCGGGCCCATGCCAGTGTGGTGGGTGTGCCCACCATCATGCGCGAGGAGGGGAGAGAGTCAGCCGCGGGATTCCTGCTGGAAAAGGAGATCGCTTTCCTGGGTCGTGCGGTTGAGGACCCGGAGCGGCCTTTTGTCGCTATCCTGGGTGGCGCCAAGGTGTCGGACAAAATCAATGTCATCCGCAACCTGTTTGAAAAAGTAGATACCTTGCTGATCGGCGGGGGTATGGCCAATACCTTCCTGAAGGGCCAGGGATTGGAGATGGGCGATTCACTGGTGGAGGTGGACAGCCTTGAGACAGCCCGGGAATTGCTTGTGGAGGGCAGCGACAAGTTGGTGCTGCCGGTGGATGTCGTGGTGGCCGATGCCTTTGACGCCGACGCTCAGCATAAGGTGGTCGGGGTGGACGAAGTCGAGCCCGGCTGGCGCATCCTGGACATCGGACCCTCCACCATTGCCCATTTCGCAAACCACCTGGCCGGCGCCAGGACGGTGGTCTGGAATGGCCCCATGGGTGTTTTTGAGTTTCCTTCTTTTGCCCAGGGAACGGTTAGCGTCGCGGGGGTGCTCGCCGATCTGGACGCGACGACCATCATTGGTGGCGGCGACTCTGCCGCTGCAGTGAAGCAGGCTGGCCTGGCAGGCCAGATGTCCCACATCAGCACCGGCGGCGGCGCGAGCCTGGAATACCTGGAGGGCAAGGTGTTACCCGGGGTCGCTGCCCTGGATGACAAGTAA
- the gap gene encoding type I glyceraldehyde-3-phosphate dehydrogenase — protein sequence MSVKVGINGFGRIGRQVFKAIQEKYDGEIEVVAINDLFDAETNAQLLQYDSNYGKYPGEIEVKDGNIVVDGETVKVFAERDPANLPWGELGVDIVVESTGVFRTGETAGKHIEAGAKKVIITAPAKGEDLTLVLGVNDDEYDPARHHIVSNASCTTNCLAPAAKVVNDNFGIVKGLMTTIHSYTNDQKILDLPHKDMRRARAAALNIIPTSTGAAKAVALVIPSLEGKFDGMAMRVPTPTVSVVDFVAELEKETNTEELRQAFLDAAEGDLEGILGVVVGPMVSMDFKGDDRSSIVDLEFCQVLDGKLAKVVTWYDNEWAYSVRVADLCKLMTDKGL from the coding sequence ATGTCAGTTAAAGTTGGTATCAACGGATTTGGCCGTATTGGCCGCCAGGTCTTCAAAGCCATCCAGGAAAAATACGACGGCGAAATCGAAGTTGTTGCCATCAATGATCTTTTCGATGCCGAAACCAACGCACAGCTACTCCAGTATGACAGCAACTACGGCAAGTATCCTGGCGAGATCGAAGTCAAGGATGGCAACATCGTCGTCGATGGCGAAACTGTCAAGGTTTTTGCCGAGCGCGATCCTGCCAACTTGCCCTGGGGCGAGCTGGGCGTGGATATCGTGGTCGAGTCTACCGGCGTGTTCCGCACGGGTGAGACGGCCGGCAAGCACATCGAGGCTGGCGCCAAGAAGGTTATTATCACTGCTCCCGCCAAGGGCGAGGACTTGACTCTGGTACTGGGCGTCAACGATGACGAATACGATCCGGCCAGGCATCACATCGTCTCCAACGCCTCATGCACCACCAACTGTCTGGCCCCGGCAGCCAAGGTTGTCAACGATAATTTTGGCATTGTCAAGGGTCTGATGACCACCATCCATTCCTACACCAACGATCAAAAGATCCTGGATCTGCCCCACAAGGACATGCGCCGGGCTCGCGCGGCAGCTCTGAACATCATCCCGACCAGCACGGGCGCTGCCAAGGCTGTTGCCCTGGTGATCCCCTCTCTGGAAGGCAAGTTCGATGGCATGGCCATGAGGGTTCCCACTCCCACGGTTTCAGTGGTGGACTTTGTGGCCGAGTTGGAAAAGGAAACGAATACCGAGGAACTCCGCCAAGCTTTCCTGGATGCCGCTGAAGGCGACCTGGAAGGTATCCTGGGAGTGGTCGTCGGTCCCATGGTCAGCATGGATTTCAAGGGCGATGACCGCTCCAGCATCGTCGATCTGGAATTCTGCCAGGTGCTTGACGGCAAGTTGGCCAAGGTTGTTACCTGGTACGACAATGAATGGGCCTACTCCGTTCGCGTTGCCGACCTCTGCAAGTTGATGACGGACAAAGGGCTTTAA